In Drosophila innubila isolate TH190305 chromosome 2R unlocalized genomic scaffold, UK_Dinn_1.0 1_C_2R, whole genome shotgun sequence, the following are encoded in one genomic region:
- the LOC117784368 gene encoding E3 ubiquitin-protein ligase RNF146-A gives MQLKCNSSDKSGKDIKNAQDKNCHKKLSVDVEICAFCLDTKRDPVQLECKHSYCRTCLELYCQARSWQANRCPLCRCTLGPQPIQRRNNWRLKIMLLLVLVLLSYGPFHLLLNYW, from the exons ATGCAGCtaaaatgcaacagcagcgacaaaaGTGGCAAGGACATCAAGAATGCCCAGGACAAGAACTGCCACAAAAAACTGTCCGTCGATGTGGAGATCTGTGCCTTTTGCCTGGACACCAAGCGTGATCCTGTCCAGCTGGAGTGCAAGCACTCCTATTGCCGAACTTGCCTGGAATTGTATTGTCAGGCTCGCAGCTGGCAGGCGAATCGTTGTCCCCTCTGTCGCTGCACCTTGGGACCGCAGCCAATTCAGAGGCGGAAC AATTGGCGGCTCAAGATCATGCTGTTGCTGGTACTTGTTTTGCTCAGTTATGGACCATTTCATTTGCTGCTAAACTATTGGTAG